One window of Cuculus canorus isolate bCucCan1 chromosome 10, bCucCan1.pri, whole genome shotgun sequence genomic DNA carries:
- the IL2RG gene encoding cytokine receptor common subunit gamma, whose protein sequence is MADATMLVLSAFLMPILLLLCGLGPSLAAAHSAPGVECVVFNEEYMTCTWGSRETLTANYSLYYWYENRLPVVECKHYLQDQDVNIGCRFNRSEIIQFQPFRVLVNASLDGRTLEIPSKQMQLQDLVKPEAPVNLTIHNMSSNQLQLTWASPYPKARCLEHAVKYKSNKDTSWTEHRVKGDVFSFPSVDYEKYYTFYVRSKINIYCGNSQLWSEWSIPVVWGSNSTSKGTVEEQLHLFWIHTVLIPITSCLLLLVLVVLLVRMERVWVILMPRIPNPSKNFDELFITHNGNFQEWAGVPKDVEESFKPNYSEHICYVSELPSKDSYEPLWESSNHPPPVMPGALAAPHEHSPYKNSYVEA, encoded by the exons GGGTGGAGTGTGTCGTCTTCAATGAAGAGTACATGACCTGCACATGGGGGAGCAGAGAGACACTCACAGCCAACTACTCCCTCTACTACTG GTATGAAAACAGGTTGCCTGTGGTGGAGTGCAAGCACTACCTGCAAGACCAGGATGTCAACATTGGCTGCCGCTTCAACCGGAgtgagatcatccagttccagcctttCCGTGTCCTCGTCAATGCCAGCCTTGACGGCAGGACCCTGGAGATCCCCAGCAAGCAAATGCAGCTGCAGGACCTGG TGAAACCGGAGGCACCCGTCAACCTGACCATTCACAACATGAGCAGCAACCAGCTGCAACTGACCTGGGCGTCCCCGTACCCCAAAGCCCGGTGCCTGGAGCACGCCGTCAAATACAAGAGCAACAAGGACACCAGCTGGACG GAGCATAGGGTGAAAGGAGAtgtcttctccttccccagtgTGGACTATGAGAAGTACTACACATTCTACGTGCGCAGCAAAATCAACATCTACTGCGGCAACAGCCAGCTCTGGAGTGAATGGAGCATCCCCGTGGTCTGGGGCAGTAACTCCACCAGCAAGG GTACAGTGGAAGAGCAGCTGCACTTGTTCTGGATCCACACAGTCCTGatccccatcacctcctgccTGCTCTTGCTGGTCCTTGTTGTCCTGCTGGTGCGCATGGAAAG AGTGTGGGTCATCCTCATGCCCCGGATCCCCAACCCTAGCAAGAACTTTGATGAACTCTTCATCACTCACAATGGCAACTTCCAG GAATGGGCTGGAGTCCCCAAAGATGTGGAGGAGAGCTTCAAGCCCAACTACAGCGAACACATCTGCTATGTGAGCGAGCTGCCCTCCAAGGACAGCTATGAGCCCCTCTGGGAGAGCAGCAACCACCCACCGCCTGTGATGCCCGGAGCCCTGGCTGCCCCTCATGAGCACAGCCCATACAAGAACAGCTACGTGGAAGCGTGA